A genome region from Candidatus Nealsonbacteria bacterium includes the following:
- a CDS encoding response regulator, producing the protein MSNPKLKILMVEEDRFLRKIYRDKFSRLGFEFLEATNGEEGLNKVIYEKPDLVILDLMLPKKNGFDVLIDIKNNKNTQKIPVIILSNLGQESDIKRGFSLGAASYLVKTEVSLSGIVEEVKEQIAKNR; encoded by the coding sequence ATGTCTAACCCAAAGCTAAAAATCTTAATGGTTGAGGAAGACCGATTTTTAAGAAAAATCTATCGGGATAAATTCTCTCGGCTAGGTTTTGAGTTTTTGGAAGCAACCAACGGAGAAGAAGGTTTAAATAAGGTTATTTACGAGAAACCCGATTTAGTCATATTAGACTTAATGTTGCCCAAGAAAAATGGTTTTGACGTTTTAATCGATATTAAAAATAACAAAAATACCCAAAAAATCCCGGTAATTATTCTTTCTAATCTTGGCCAAGAGTCTGATATAAAAAGAGGTTTCTCTTTGGGGGCTGCAAGCTATCTAGTGAAAACTGAAGTCAGTCTATCTGGGATAGTAGAAGAAGTGAAAGAACAAATAGCCAAAAATAGATAG